A window from Nothobranchius furzeri strain GRZ-AD chromosome 17, NfurGRZ-RIMD1, whole genome shotgun sequence encodes these proteins:
- the kcnip3b gene encoding calsenilin isoform X5 has translation MGIQGMELFAIGVVIILFMAVLKQFGILEPISVEDSSDSDLELSTVRHQPEGLDQLQAQTKFTRKELQSLYRGFKNECPSGLVDEETFKTIYSQFFPQGDASTYAHFLFNAFDLDRNGSIRFEDFVIGLSVLLRGSVTEKLNWAFNLYDINKDGYITKEEMLAIMKSIYDMMGRYTYPCVKDDAPSEHVDKFFQKMDRNRDGVVTIEEFIETCQKDENIMNSMQLFENVI, from the exons ATGGGCATCCAGGGCATGGAGCTGTTTGCCATCGGAGTGGTCATTATCCTCTTCATGGCTGTTCTAAAGCAGTTTGGCATCCTGGAGCCTATTTCAGTTGAAG ACAGCAGTGACAGTGATCTGGAGCTGTCGACGGTGCGTCACCAGCCGGAGGGGCTGGACCAGCTGCAGGCTCAGACCAAGTTCACCAGGAAAGAGCTTCAGTCTCTTTATCGAGGCTTCAAGAAC GAGTGTCCCAGTGGGCTGGTCGACGAAGAGACATTCAAGACCATCTATTCTCAGTTCTTTCCCCAAGGAG ATGCAAGCACCTACGCTCACTTCCTGTTCAATGCATTCGACCTCGACAGAAATGGCTCGATCCGCTTTGAGGACTTTGTCATTGGCCTGTCGGTGTTGCTCAGAGGTTCAGTCACAGAGAAGCTCAACTGGGCCTTTAACCTCTATGACATTAACAAGGACGGCTACATCACCAAAGAG GAGATGCTGGCAATCATGAAGTCCATCTATGACATGATGGGGAGGTACACGTACCCCTGTGTAAAGGACGACGCCCCGTCTGAGCACGTCGACAAGTTCTTCCAG AAAATGGACAGGAACAGAGACGGTGTGGTGACAATCGAAGAGTTCATAGAAACCTGTCAGAAG GATGAGAACATCATGAACTCAATGCAGCTGTTTGAAAATGTGATATGA
- the kcnip3b gene encoding calsenilin isoform X4, whose product MSVRWETEGLQTVGIVCLVIMFLKLMHLLGLIDITETDSSDSDLELSTVRHQPEGLDQLQAQTKFTRKELQSLYRGFKNECPSGLVDEETFKTIYSQFFPQGDASTYAHFLFNAFDLDRNGSIRFEDFVIGLSVLLRGSVTEKLNWAFNLYDINKDGYITKEEMLAIMKSIYDMMGRYTYPCVKDDAPSEHVDKFFQKMDRNRDGVVTIEEFIETCQKDENIMNSMQLFENVI is encoded by the exons ATGAGCGTGAGATGGGAGACGGAGGGACTTCAGACTGTTGGCATCGTCTGCCTGGTGATCATGTTCCTCAAGCTGATGCACCTGCTGGGCCTGATCGACATCACAGAGACCG ACAGCAGTGACAGTGATCTGGAGCTGTCGACGGTGCGTCACCAGCCGGAGGGGCTGGACCAGCTGCAGGCTCAGACCAAGTTCACCAGGAAAGAGCTTCAGTCTCTTTATCGAGGCTTCAAGAAC GAGTGTCCCAGTGGGCTGGTCGACGAAGAGACATTCAAGACCATCTATTCTCAGTTCTTTCCCCAAGGAG ATGCAAGCACCTACGCTCACTTCCTGTTCAATGCATTCGACCTCGACAGAAATGGCTCGATCCGCTTTGAGGACTTTGTCATTGGCCTGTCGGTGTTGCTCAGAGGTTCAGTCACAGAGAAGCTCAACTGGGCCTTTAACCTCTATGACATTAACAAGGACGGCTACATCACCAAAGAG GAGATGCTGGCAATCATGAAGTCCATCTATGACATGATGGGGAGGTACACGTACCCCTGTGTAAAGGACGACGCCCCGTCTGAGCACGTCGACAAGTTCTTCCAG AAAATGGACAGGAACAGAGACGGTGTGGTGACAATCGAAGAGTTCATAGAAACCTGTCAGAAG GATGAGAACATCATGAACTCAATGCAGCTGTTTGAAAATGTGATATGA